The Primulina eburnea isolate SZY01 chromosome 8, ASM2296580v1, whole genome shotgun sequence genome contains a region encoding:
- the LOC140837759 gene encoding uncharacterized protein — MAMDEEAAADDGCSQPQLVRSRHIKKRALKNKSLSVSFNEKDLKDFVTGFHKRKKKRRKEAMQKQEEAERRKRIERRKKRKLERDFVTYGGPPPYSGPDAVKSDDEHEDEAIEPVASVSGTAMYDNGDMQIMVTTSEIAREVDHPIDTPKMERDPESMESSDKSRMRIPVKKKQLKKAPKKRSHPKPRSKREKKKGKTKKNKN, encoded by the exons ATGGCCATGGATGAGGAGGCGGCGGCTGACGATGGCTGTTCCCAGCCTCAGCTGGTGAGATCCCGCCACATAAAAAAGAGAGCCCTCAAGAACAAATCTCTTTCAGTATCTTTCAATGAAAAAGATCTCAA AGATTTTGTCACTGGCTTCCacaagaggaagaagaagagaAGAAAAGAAGCTATGCAGAAGCAGGAAGAGGCAGAACGCCGAAAGCGCATTGAGCGGCGCAAAAAG AGAAAATTGGAAAGAGATTTTGTTACATATGGTGGTCCGCCGCCATATTCTGGTCCAGATGCCGTGAAATCTGATGATGAACATGAAGATGAGGCAATAGAACCAGTTGCATCGGTTTCAG GTACGGCAATGTATGACAACGGAGACATGCAAATCATGGTCACAACGAGTGAAATAGCAAGAGAGGTAGATCATCCCATTGATACGCCGAAGATGGAAAGAGACCCAGAATCTATGGAATCGAGCGATAAGAGTAGGATGAGGATCCCTGTGAAGAAAAAGCAACTCAAGAAGGCTCCGAAAAAGAGGTCTCACCCAAAGCCTCGATCTAAAAGAGAGAAAAAGAAGGGAAAGACAAAGAAGAATAAAAACTAA